The Carassius auratus strain Wakin chromosome 27, ASM336829v1, whole genome shotgun sequence genome includes a region encoding these proteins:
- the fuz gene encoding protein fuzzy homolog: MLQAETLQLLCLTSTSGVPLFSRGSAKQLPFSIIGSLNGVHMFGAGHGAQLMSCETDRGSRVVWGVFQESLMLIAVSCGGGPAISELQLSRLLENVWNCMVLVLGQDELANMRNVERLKRELRSCYRLIDLLLERVSDEQGFMGDLTQCADCLLLSNSGLLQEALDSFTQAAESEFGCLLVHGRVAQATEKWWSRLSSQEVVVLSVLVHSLSGASSCDYPVFLPQGSPTVAIRLLSFQLLPGVHVCVLCGPKPSLYKAENELIGRFWSTFVENLRSCLEQAKHSTLPPSVSLRWDIQALLLINRESRRAVTVCPRVRSGAPSEATPLLSSGRRLELLRLFYTFAMTRYFNPQEASVSSALTTSEDFSQGFTHVPVQCYLVTDECKCYGLQSSQHQLFLLMDLSVPTFALRTVATQTLSAITAATGF; encoded by the coding sequence ATGCTGCAAGCAGAGACCCTCCAACTTCTGTGCCTCACATCCACCAGTGGGGTCCCTCTGTTCTCACGAGGCTCCGCAAAGCAGCTTCCCTTTTCCATCATCGGCTCCCTAAATGGTGTCCATATGTTTGGCGCCGGCCATGGGGCTCAGTTAATGAGCTGTGAGACAGATCGAGGGAGCCGTGTGGTCTGGGGGGTCTTTCAGGAGAGCCTGATGCTGATTGCGGTGAGCTGCGGTGGGGGTCCTGCCATCAGTGAGCTGCAGCTGAGCCGCCTGCTGGAGAACGTGTGGAACTGCATGGTCCTGGTCCTGGGACAGGACGAGCTGGCAAACATGCGCAATGTGGAGCGGCTAAAACGGGAGTTGCGTTCATGCTACCGCCTGATTGACCTACTCCTGGAGCGCGTCAGTGACGAACAGGGATTTATGGGAGATCTGACGCAGTGCGCTGACTGTTTGCTTCTCTCCAACTCAGGCTTGCTTCAGGAAGCCCTAGACTCCTTTACACAAGCAGCGGAGAGTGAATTTGGCTGTCTGCTGGTGCACGGCCGTGTGGCACAGGCCACGGAGAAGTGGTGGTCTCGACTGTCGTCCCAGGAAGTTGTTGTGCTCTCAGTCTTGGTGCACTCGCTCTCCGGCGCATCTTCATGTGACTACCCCGTCTTCCTTCCCCAAGGAAGTCCTACCGTCGCAATTCGCTTACTCAGTTTCCAACTACTGCCTGGAGTTCACGTGTGTGTCCTCTGTGGCCCCAAACCCTCTTTATACAAGGCAGAGAATGAGCTTATCGGTCGTTTTTGGTCCACTTTTGTGGAGAACCTGCGTAGCTGTTTGGAGCAGGCCAAACATTCTACTCTTCCCCCGTCTGTTAGCCTTCGCTGGGACATCCAGGCGCTTCTCCTCATCAACCGTGAATCTCGCCGTGCCGTCACCGTCTGCCCTCGGGTTCGCAGTGGCGCTCCTTCGGAGGCTACGCCTCTCCTCTCGTCAGGCAGGCGCTTGGAGCTCCTCCGTCTTTTTTATACGTTTGCCATGACTCGATATTTTAACCCTCAGGAGGCATCAGTTTCGTCAGCCTTGACTACCTCAGAGGATTTCTCTCAGGGTTTTACCCACGTCCCTGTGCAGTGTTACCTTGTCACAGATGAGTGTAAGTGTTATGGCCTGCAGAGTTCCCAACACCAGCTCTTCCTCCTCATGGATCTCTCTGTGCCCACGTTTGCCTTGCGTACTGTGGCTACACAGACTCTCTCAGCGATTACTGCTGCAACTGGTTTTTAG
- the zgc:92744 gene encoding stress-associated endoplasmic reticulum protein 1, protein MVAKQRIRMANEKHSKNITQRGNVKSSRNVSDDKVSVGPWLLALFIFVVCGSAIFQIIQSIRMGM, encoded by the exons ATGGTCGCCAAACAGAGGATTCGTATGGCCAACGAGAAACACAGCAAAAACATCACCCAGAGAGGCAACGTCAAATCCTCG AGAAACGTCAGTGATGATAAAGTCTCGGTAGGACCGTGGCTCTTGGCGCTCTTCATCtttgttgtctgtggttcag CAATATTCCAGATCATTCAGAGCATCCGGATGGGTATGTAA